The genomic DNA AGACGAGTTGCTGGACGGGATGTCGGAGTGGTGTAAAGAGCATCACGGGAAGGTGAGGAACCATGGAGTTGTTTTTGTTGGACCTCATTTCTAACTCTACAGTCGCAGGTTTATTaacatgaaaaaaaaccctccttAGTTATTTGTATCCTGATGTTGAGGTGTTTATGTCTTTGTTTAGGAACGAGCTCATTAGACCATTCTGTTTGCAGCTAACTGGTGTGAGACTGGGAGTTTCCTGGTTTCAGTCACCTGCCAAGCAGTAACCGTGAAATAAAAGTTATGTTTCTCTCGCCCCAGTCAGGATTGACCCAGGCCGTACGAGACAGTAAAATGTCACTGGAGCAGGCAGAGTACGAGTTTCTGTCTTTCATCAGGCAGCACACCCCACCTGGACACTGTCCTCTGGCTGGTGAGTAACAGCTGTGTGCAGAGTAGAGTGATGCTAGCGAGGAGAGCAACAGCATTTTCATGGCCTTTCCCACCAGAGTGTCCTCTGAGAGTCACACTGAACCATATTAAATCCAGTAAACACATAAATGCAAACTGATCACAGACTCTAAATTTAGGCTAATGTTTCTGCTCTTTATGCAAACACATGCTGTGTGATGATTACTGTCCAGAATGTTCTACAGAAACATTCATCTGTAGTTTCCTCTTCCTTCCCAGTCCCTGTTGGTCCTTCCCTTCATCCTGTTGTTATTTCCACCTTTTTTAGGAAACTCCGTGCATGCAGACAAGAGGTTTCTGGATAGGTTCATGCCACAGTTCATGTATCACCTTCACTATCGAATCATTGATGTCAGCACCATCAAGGAGCTCTGCAGGTATGAACATTAAAGGTCTGGTTGTGGCTTTGCTGCAGTGAAAAGCTCATTGTCTTCGGTTGTATTGCTGTAAGGTAATTAGCAAGATGCAAAAATAAGACTTCTATAGTTTAACCTGTAGGGTCAAGCTCtgattgtagccacagccacgagGGCGCACACGTAGCAACAAATGGCTGTGCCTACTAAGCTCATAGCACTGCGGCTGCAGTTATGGCCACTGCGGCTGCAGTTATAGCCACTGCGGCTGCAGTTATGGCCACTTCTGCTGCAGTTATAGCCACTGCGGCTATGGCCACTGCGGCTGCAGTTATGGCCACTGCAGCTGCAGTTATAGCCACTGCGGCTATGGCCACTGCGGCTGCAGTTATGGCCACTGCAGCTGCAGTTATGGCCACTGTGGGATGGGCACAGCCAATGTTCTATGAGCATAGCAGTTGACTGCTATGACCACAGCTACTGTGCTAATGGCAGAGCACCCCAGTGCCACTTTAGCATAATATGACGAGGAACGAGTTCAAAGTACACCAAAGACATTCATTAAACATCAAATATGAACAAAGTTTCAAGTATgaacacattttttaatcactGTACTTATAAACTGCCAAAACGATGTTTCTGAGATAAGTGTTAACCTATCGCAAAACCTTTAACGTAAAGGAGTCCGTCTGGGCAGTGGGTGCTGTCGCAACAATTCATAGCTATAGCCATTGGCTGTTCTAATAGCTACGGGATAGCAGTCACAGACATTTGTGGCTACGGGCACGCCCTCGTGGCCATGGTACAATCGGAGCTCGGCCTCCCTCAGTTTAACCTCCATATCTGACTTCATTTTGGGTAAATAAAACCATGATTGGTAGGTGAACCTAAAACTATAGCATGTCATAAATGTGTAATCGTCTTTTTAAAGTAGAAACAGAATAACAACAGAACTCTTGCTTGTGTTTTGGTTTCAGACGGTGGTTTCCAGAGGAATATAAAACAATACCTCAGAAGAAAGCAAGTCACAGGTAAGAGATGACATTGGCTGGGGGTTTCACAGCGATTGTCTCATTGATTAACCAGTTTTACTATTAACCAAATATTGCAGGAGTTTTAAGACTTCACCAACAACAGTAAAATAAGCTTAAGTACATTAAAACAGCTGGAACTTGTGGGACACAACCTACATATTTAGCATGGAGGTCTCCTGTGCAGACCTTTATGTGGGGGTGGGGAGATCTGACCTGAGGGGTGGCTGGCTACACTGTAGAGGAGAGTAATAGTCCAGTAGGGCAGTGGGTAGTATTTAGCTATACTGATATTTTCAGCCAAATAACTAACGTATGTAAACACGGATTTAACCCGTCTCATCTATTATATTGTTTGTATGATGTACAAAAATGCATGTATAATTTAATTGTATCCAGAAATACCATTAttcattaaatatatatatatttcaaatCCGAGTTGGTGGGTTAAATTCGTGCTAACATAACTTAGTTAATGGGTggccaccttaccatggtggatggtttgagtgtctcaatgatcccagAAGTTAAGTTGGAGTTAAGGTTTTTTGCCTCTGGTAAGGTCACCCATAGAAAACAAGTCCTAGTTG from Nothobranchius furzeri strain GRZ-AD chromosome 10, NfurGRZ-RIMD1, whole genome shotgun sequence includes the following:
- the smfn gene encoding small fragment nuclease isoform X2 → MSTDSLTRRMVWVDLEMTGLDIEKDQIIEMACLITDSDLNILAEGPNLIIKQPDELLDGMSEWCKEHHGKSGLTQAVRDSKMSLEQAEYEFLSFIRQHTPPGHCPLAGNSVHADKRFLDRFMPQFMYHLHYRIIDVSTIKELCRRWFPEEYKTIPQKKASHRALEDIHESIKELQYYRANIFKSSWAEKCEIIGNGDSNQK
- the smfn gene encoding small fragment nuclease isoform X1, whose amino-acid sequence is MSTDSLTRRMVWVDLEMTGLDIEKDQIIEMACLITDSDLNILAEGPNLIIKQPDELLDGMSEWCKEHHGKSGLTQAVRDSKMSLEQAEYEFLSFIRQHTPPGHCPLAGNSVHADKRFLDRFMPQFMYHLHYRIIDVSTIKELCRRWFPEEYKTIPQKKASHRARLFGTAFLLK